The genome window AGTCTTGAGGGTCACAGAGATTCCCATAACATACTGGGGAAGTTGTGAAGTGTGCAGTGCCTCAGTTGCTTGGATTTTTAATGACCCTAGgctgattccgtatgggccaaaaacagccgtgtgaaaacggtgtgaaaacagtataaacccttttacaccattttaaacccttttcacactgctgtttttggcccatgcggaatctgccctagTGTCTGCATGCAAAACTGCTGTGGGTGTTGAGAATTTTTCAGACTGATAGGGAACAGCAATTGCTGGGGAGGAGAACCACTTTTGTCAAAACATCCTGTTTCTGTGCATGTAAGCAGTTGCTTGATCGGAAAATATTAGCCTGTGATCTTGCTGTTCtttctacttaaaaaaaacccctgcatctGTGATCTCTGCCTATCAAACCACAGGTAAAAGCACAAAAGCAGACCAGGTGGTTTTCCTTGCTCCTGCGAACACCCCACTGAGATCAGATCACAATCAATAATGTTCCTCAACATTGTGCCGATGAGAAGCGGGCGCTATTTAATAATTACGATAAATCATAGTCTGGGTTCCTGAAGTCTGAGTCcccaaaggaaatacttctttacacagtgagtgGTTAAAATGTGAAATTCGCTGCTGGAGGACGCAGTGATTGTCATAGGCACAGATAGCTTCAAAAGGAGATTAGATAGATTCATGAagctatcagtggctattagccatggaaCCTTCACATCCAGAGGCAGGAAACCTCTGCATACTAGTACCAGGAATCAACATTGCAGGAACACCTTAGCCTTTGTTATTGGCCCTCCAAAATAACTGGTTGGCCACGATGTGGGACaggatgccagactagatggatcactggacTATGTTCTTGAAGCCTGAACTGCGTCAGTTGATCACTGACTTCCTTTCCCCTGCAATAGCttatttagggttgccacctATTAAATGGATCCCTCtggctgtccctttaatatccaTTTGGTCTGCAGAAATATCCTACTTAGGGTTGCCTGCACACTgcaaattttgttgttgttgttgggacaACACAAGGACTTGGTAGCAAGCACACCATGGCTCTGCTTGGTTGGCCACCAGAACATACCGGAGAAGTAGCTTTAGTTCCCTGCTCCTGTGCTGTTACCACATCATTGGCTCACACAACAGAGGCTAATCATTTCACTTNNNNNNNNNNNNNNNNNNNNNNNNNNNNNNNNNNNNNNNNNNNNNNNNNNNNNNNNNNNNNNNNNNNNNNNNNNNNNNNNNNNNNNNNNNNNNGTTTCCTCAGAACGCTTCACTCTGAATGACGCCATGCTGGTCGAAGAAAttcagaaaagggagaaaaagttttGCTTCATGTGCCTCCTAAAATGGATGTCTGCATAGCTGCTTTAGTCATGAACCCCAACTTCGATAGGGACAAAACAATTGAGGCGATAAGGACCTACTGCTGTGagaatttgaaaaaggaaagagagactCCTCCAAGGGTTTTTCTTGTCTCCAGGAGAGATTTGAGCTTGTatgatttccccctcctgcaaGAGGCCTTTGAAAATGACCTGGACGACCTCAAGAGACACGCTGTTATTTCATCTCTGCCAGTTTTCTCAAGAAAAgtcctgaaaaagaaaaaggctgCTATGGAAGACTTTATATGGAAAGTCGCCACTAAATCTTGTAGCATTGCAATGATTCCTGTCCCAGGACTCTCTCTCGTCTGTGATCTCAACATTTTGATTGCAACAATGAAATTTTTCTACAAGGTCTTTGGCTTGGATGAGGATTGCCTCCACCGAGTTGCAGAACTGGTTCGCAAAGATTACGACGTGCTGAAATCGGCTATCAAAAAATCCCCAATGTCCAGTGAGATCACTCCAACATTTGTAAACAGCCTCTTAGCAAAGTCAGTGCTGTGTTTGACTGTGAGGGTGACACAATGTGTCTTGGATTGTATACCTCTGTTGGGTTATCTGACTGGTGGACCTAGTTCTTTTATTACAACCTTCCACATGCTGAAAAGTTTCCTGAGAGACCTGGTGGAAGATGCGGAGAACGTCCGGGCAAAAGCTGCTGAGCCTTAACCCCCGCAATATCATCACACAAAGATCCAAAACACCAGTTTGTAAGGTGACTACCCTTGGACAAAATGTATGAAGGGTGCACAGGACCACCACTGAAGCATGAAAAAGGATGGTTTGAATTTCTGCTTGGAtgcttaatccccccccccccccttacagacATAAGCAGAGTACTTCTGGATCAGATTATTGGTCCATTTAATCCGGCATCCTATTTCACAGAGCAGCCAATCACTTGACTTGAAGGGCCAAGAAACAGGGCAAATAATCAAAGGCCTTCTTCAGCTGCTGTTTCTGAGAGTGGGATTGCAGCCTCTGAATACAAAAGTTCCTTTCAGTCACTATGGCTGGTAGTTGATAGATGTCTTCTCCTTGACTCtgtctaactcagtggttctcaaccttcctaatgccgcgaacctttaatacagttcctcatgttgtggtgacccccaaccctaacatttatccattttacagatggagaacactgatgcagggagtcttaggcgacccctgtgaaagggtcgttcgacccccaaaggggtcccgacccccaggttgagaaccactggtctaactgATACCTGGACAGAAGAATACAACAGAACACTCTCATGTGAAATAAAGAACGTTTCTATTTAGATGGTTCCAGAAGgagatttcttttgcaagtgtgCCAGTTCAATGTATGTAGAAGGCACACAATCCTTGAGACATCCTTTGCCATTCCATACTCCAAGCTAGCCAATGGCTCATTCTTATAACATTGTTTCTTTTCCTTCGCAAATCAGATCTTAACCTGTGACAAGCCATAAATAACTCCAAAGGTGAATCTTCTATCTGTGGGTCTCTAGGGCAGAATTTGAATGAGTTTGTAACAAACAAAATgcactctttaaaaaacaaaatggtttacttcttaACATATataacaacatcaacatttaacatcacactcaAGGTCCGCCCAGTTTctatttcaagtccttctagttacagtcttcttgatattgccaagtccaattcttcctgccaGTGGTcattcctgaagactccaagggcttggtgaacaggactcaacatgatgaaggtttccaggagaactctcacccattacaaacacaaaaaaccctgaaacaataaactccaacatttacaacatagcaaaaataaacaactaccttcccactagttcccaacaacattgcagttaccttaacaaggtgttaagggcttatacaaaccaaggtccgagtctggtagccttgtctcctccaaactacatgagctctgcagccttttgctgctttgagtctccacccctttctgggtcaacccattctgagcatgggggttacactagcacatGCAAGAACGCTTTGTCTTTATTTCTTTCACTCTACTCCTTTGCATTTTATTGAGATGAACTTCTTGTGAAAGTAAAATCGTGTGTTCTCacttttttatgggggaggagATGTTCTTCTTATACCTATTTcttgggcagtcccatccagaaTCCCTGGATGTGACGCTGTGGCTGTGCAGACTAACTGGTCAGAAGGAGGCTTGCCGGCAGTGTGGTCACACATACAAAaatccctccccaccaccagaaaaACCCCATTAGGCTTAGATTTACACCACCAGGAAAGTGGCGTCACTTGCaagccctggccactggtggaaaAAGGAGAACATCCAGGTGGAAGTCAACTACTGTCGTCTCCTCCCCAGCCACGTGGCCCCCCAGATCACCCCTGCTATGGCAGGGATGCTAGCGCAGCATTTAGAACtgcatctcacttctgtggaggGATCAGTGGCTGCTCACTGGCAGatctgcccctctgccagggcaagtgccccaggaaggacaAATCCGCCAGTCTGGCTTTGCACCACTCCCAGTATTggattcacccccctcccctttggacgGGGCCATCATCCAAGGATTGTGTATTGGTCTTTTAGGGAAGTGGGGGAATAGACCCCTGATACTCCATGACGAATTTGGATTGTGCAGCCCTTTGGGGGAaagcggtctataaacccaattaataataataataataataataataataataataataataataataataataataataataataataataataataataataataatagaaagtgGAATCTGCAGAGAGGTTCCTCAGAATCCCAGATGGGTGTTTATGTTCTGCCATCCTCCCtgagaaaagaaatggattgcTGGCTGGTTCTAATAAATGGTCCATTCTGTAatgctg of Sphaerodactylus townsendi isolate TG3544 linkage group LG06, MPM_Stown_v2.3, whole genome shotgun sequence contains these proteins:
- the LOC125434537 gene encoding LOW QUALITY PROTEIN: interferon-inducible GTPase 5-like (The sequence of the model RefSeq protein was modified relative to this genomic sequence to represent the inferred CDS: deleted 2 bases in 1 codon); protein product: SERFTLNDAMLVEEIQKREKKFCFVPPKMDVCIAALVMNPNFDRDKTIEAIRTYCCENLKKERETPPRVFLVSRRDLSLYDFPLLQEAFENDLDDLKRHAVISSLPVFSRKVLKKKKAAMEDFIWKVATKSCSIAMIPVPGLSLVCDLNILIATMKFFYKVFGLDEDCLHRVAELVRKDYDVLKSAIKKSPMSSEITPTFVNSLLAKSVLCLTVRVTQCVLDCIPLLGYLTGGPSSFITTFHMLKSFLRDLVEDAENVRAKAAEP